TTGACACCACCCAGCCCAGCACCGCTCCGCCTCCACCGGCGGCCCGGGAAGTGGTCCAGGCACCCCCGGTGCCCGAATCGCCACCTCCGCCGACACCCACCCCGACCCCGCGCGAGCTCGAGCCGGCACCGGTGACCGCAACGGCGCCGGAACCTCAGGTCGCCCGGGAGGTGCGCCCGGACCCGGAACTGCCGGTGCCGGAGACCCAACCGAAGCCGGCACCAGAGGCTCCAGTGGCAAAGCAGGCGGTCCAACCCGCCTCTCCGCCTCCGGGTGAGTTGGTGATCGCCAAGGTGGCCCCGGCGCCTGTGGAGATTCCGGTACCGGAGGTTCGCGAGTTTCAGGCGCCCCAGATTGTCCAACCGCCACAATCGGAGCCACCGGCTCCGGAACCGGTGCGACCTCGCCGGATGAAGACGCTGGCCGAGGCGCGCGCCGCCAAGGGGGCCATCGTTGGCGAGCGCATGCAACAGGAGGGGGGCGTTCAGCGCGCCGGCCTGCAGTCATCGCTCAACGTCAAGGCGTCGCCCCTCGGCGATTACAACTACCGGATGGTCCTGGCAGTTCAGGAGCGCTGGTACCGGCTCCTGGAGGAGCGCCGGTTCGCCCTGGAACGTCAGGGGCAGGTGGTCATTACCTTCAATCTGCACGACGACGGCACGATCACCTCGGTCACCACCAAGGACTCGAATGTTGGCGACGTGCTCTCGTTCCTGTGCGAGCTGTCGGTGTTGCAACCGGCGCCGTTCGGACGCTGGCCTCCCGATGTCCGCAGGTTGATCGGCAGCGAGTCCATCCCCGTAACATTTACGTTCAATTACAACTGAAATGTCTTCCTCGCTCGCCGACGGCGGCCCGTACCTCTGGCTGCTGCTCCTGCTGTCCGTCGTGTCCCTCGCCATCGTTCTGGAGCGTGGCTGGCTGCTGCGGCGCTCACGGGTGATGCCGCCCGCCCTGCTGACGGCCCTGGGGGCCGCGGACCCGCAGACGCTCCGCGGCGTCTGCGCGGCGGCGCCGTCCGCCCTGTCGCGACTGGTGGTCTCGGTGCTCGACCACATCCACCTCGACTGGCCGAAGGAGGAAACGGTGGGCGCCCTCCAGGTGCAGGCCCGTCGTGAGGTGACCGTGATGGAGCGGGGGTTGGTGATTCTGGAGGTCATCGTCGGCATCGCACCGCTGATCGGCCTGGTGGGAACGATCAACGGCATCATTCCCCTGTTCGTGGACTTCGGGAAGGCCATCGGCGGCGACTACGCGCTGCTGGCCAAGGGTATCGGTGCGGCCCTCAACAAGACCCTGGTCGGCCTCATGGTGGCGATCCCCACGCTGGTTGCCTGGAGTTATTTCAACAAGAAGGTCGAGGTGCTGGCGGTGGAGTTGGAGGGGCACTGCGACCAGTTGGTCCGCCGCGAATACCTGTCCGGCGGTGTCCCGTCCCGTGAATCGGACCGCACTGCGGTCCTGGCGCCATGAGCTTTTATCCACGCCGCCGGCGCAGCGCCCCGGCCATCATCATCATCTCCCTGATTGACGTGCTGCTGGTGATGCTGGTGTTCCTGCTGTTCACCACCACGCTCCGCAGCACGCCGGCAGTGTCCCTCGAACTTCCCGAAAGCAGCCAGTCGCCCCGCGCCGGCGCCTCCGCGGAGAAGCCGCCGCTGGTCCTCAGCATCCGCCGCGAGGCCCCGCGCTTTTTTCTGGGGGAGCGCACGCTGGAACCCGGCCGCATTCTCGCGGAACTCCAGGCCGCACGTGAGGCGGATCCGGCGGTCCGCCTCGTGCTCAGGGCCGATCGCGAGGCGGAATGGGGGGACGTCGTCCGTGTCCTGGATTTCGCCAAGCAGGCCGCGATCACCAACGTCAAAGCCTTCACCAAGGGCCCGGACGCGAAGCGGTAGGCGATTGCGGACCGACCCGGTGACGGCGGGGCGTTTGCCGGTCGCAATCAGCCGGCGGGAAATTCCGTCTCCAAACCCTCGGGTTCCCACTCGCGCAGCTCCGCCTCGCGGGCCACCAGCATTTTCCGGGTCTTGTCCAACGCGTACTTGCCGAGCACCAGACGCAGGGGCGCACGGCCCTGGCCAACCATCCGCACGATACGGGAGGCGGCTCGGACCGGATCGCCCGGCTGTTTGCCGTCCATACGATCCAGAAACCCGGCGAAGCGTCCGGAACTGGCCTCGTAGCCGGGGATCTGCCGGGTGGCCCGGTCGAGGGAGCGACCGATGAAGTCGGTGCGGAAGGGGCCCGGGACCACCAGCGTCACCTTGACGCCAAAGGGGCCCAGTTCGAGGCGCAGCGACTCGGTGACGGCCTCGAGGGCCGCTTTGGCGCCGCCGTAAACGGAGAACCCGGGATAATTGGCGATCGCCGCCGCAGCGCTGAAATTGATCAGGTGGCCGGATCGCTGGGTCCGGAGCACGGGGAGCGCGGCGCGGATCACGCGCAGGGGGCCAAGGAGGTTCGTGTCCAGATTCCGGGCGATCTGGTCGTCGTCGTACTCCTCCAAGGCGCCCACGAGTCCGTAACCGGCGTTGTTGACGATGACGTCGAGACGGCCCCAACACCGAGCCGCCCCGGCCACTGCCGAGGATACGGACTCCGGCTTCGTGACGTCCAAGGCAGCCGTGCGAACGGAATCCGGTGCACGATTGGTGAGATCTTCCAGGGACTGCGGGTTCCGGGCCGTCGCCACCACGCGGTGTCCGGCCGCAACGGCCTGCTCCACGAGGCAGCGTCCGAACCCGGAAGATGCCCCTGTGACCAGCCAGATGAGCGAGGTGCTTTCCATGTGCACGCCGGCAACGCCAGCATGGATGGGTGGACCGGAAGGCGGAGGTGTCAAGGTGGCCGCAATGTCAGCCGGCGCGCCCCGCCCGCCCCACCTACCGCGCGCTGCGCCGATCCTCAACGGCCGTCTCCGCCTCGATGCGATTCTCCTCGGTCACCACCACGCCGACCTGTTCATCGAGGCGGATGCCGACCCGCTGCCGGCGTTCGGCTTCCGGACGGGTGTCCCGGATGATGTTGCCGCGAAACACCAGGTCGGTGGTCTCGCCCCGGACGCGGATGCCGGCCACGGGTTCGGAGGCTCCGTTGTTCTCGATGAGGTTGTCCTCGATGCGATTCCGGTGGCCCGCCATGCCGGCGGTCTCGTTGCGGAAGAAGATGCCGTCGGCGCCGTTTCCAAGGACCCGGTTGCGGCGCAGCAGGTTGTCGGTGTCCTTGTGCCCGATCGAGATGCCAAACCGGCCGTTGCCGGCGAGCGTGTTGTCCTCGAACACCCCGTGCTTCACCCGCCAGCACAGAAACAGGCCGTCTTCGCCGTTGTTGCGCGCGAGGCACCCGCGCACTTCGGGACGCTGCGAGCCGCTGCCTGGATGGAGCCCGAGGGAGGCATTGCCCTCGCTGACGCACCCGAGGACCCGGACGTCATTGCATTGCTGGAAGCTGATGCCGTCGCCGTTGAAGTTGCGGACCGTGCAGCGCTCCAGCACGGCGCCGGGGCAGCGGTAGAGGAAGATGCCCGCGCCGCGGCATCCGTTGAGGTGGACGTTCTCGTCGCGGCTGCCCTCGATCGTGATGTTCTCAACCCGCACCCCGGCGAGGTGATAGCCGCTGACCACCGGGAAGACCGTGGCGGCCTGCGCGCCCGACTCCACCATGCAGTCGGCGTTCAACGGCAGGCTGATCGCGAAGGTGTTGCCGTTGCGGCCGGTGATGCGGGCCACCGTCGTGTGAAACCCGCCGGCATTGCGGTCCCAGATCGCGACACCGTCCCCGACCTCAAATCCCCCGGGATTCCTCAGCGTGATCTGCTCCTCACCGTAGTCGCCGTCGAGTTCCAGCGCGGAGGCCGCGGAGGGCGCCTTGCGCAGGACGGTCTGCGCCCCGTGCCCGCGAACCGTCACATGGGGCCGCAGATGAAGGGAATCCCGCATCCAATACTCGCCGGGGCCGATCTCCACGAGGCCCCCGCCGAGCGCCGCCACGTAATCCACCGCAGCCTGCAGGACCCGGTGGTCCGTGCCGGTGAGATCCGCATCCCGATGCCCCACCCGGATGGCGGGCCGCCCGGTCATCGTGCCGTGCATGGCGTCCGGCAACTGGCGATGCGCGGAGGGCGGGGCGTCCGGAGGGGTCCCGGCCGGGACGAGGCCGATGCCGGCGAAGAGGAGGGACAGGACGCAGGACATCCGGCGACCGCGGGACGCGAGGGACGGGACGGGGTTCATGGCGACTCTTTCTCGCCGGTCGCCGCCCGTCAGTCCACCCATTCCGGATGCTCCCAGAACGCGTAGCAGACCAAGTGCAGGATGTTCATCTGCACGTCTTCGACCCGGCCGTAGTGGCCGTCGGGGATCACCACGAGCTGATCGGCCAGGTCGGCCATCTTGCCGCGCTTCTGTCCGACCAGCGCGATGGTTTTGACGCCGGTGGCCTTGGCCCAGTCGAAGGCCCGGACCAGGTTGGGGGAATTGCCGCTCACGCTGATGCCGAAGAGCACGTCCCCGGGACGCGCGTAGTTCATCAACTGGCGCACGAAGATGTCTTCATACGTGTAATCGTTCCCGATGGCGGTCAGCCACGCGACATTATCGGTGAGCGAGAGCACGCGGAAACGGCGGGGCAGCACGTCGCTGGCCCCCTTGCCGAGGTCCACGGCGAAGTGACTGGCGTTGGCGGCGCTGCCGCCGTTGCCGATGGCGAACACCTGGGCATCGTTGCGGTGGGCTTCCCGCAGGGTTTCCACAAGCGGGGCCAGCATGTCGGGGGTGACGCCGGCCAGGGCGCGCTGTTGTGCGGTGATGTATGATGCAATCCAATCCTTCATCGGGCGGAAGGATTGGGGCGCCCCGAAGATTCCTCCAGCGGGAAATGCGGACCGGCACGGCGGCGCGCGGGATCGGGCCCGGGGGGCATTGCGCCACCGCCGGATTTGTGCGAACCAACTGACGTGAGCTCGCCGCCCCTGTCGCGTCCCGTGGTGGTGCCCGAGGTGTTGCCCCCGGAGTCGCCGGCACCGCCGCCGCTGACGCCGCCGAATCCCGGGCGTCCGCGGGTCTGGTTTGAGCCACTGTCCGCCCTCGCGTTGTTGCTCGCCGACAACCTGTGGTTGTTCCCCGAATTCCTGGTGGTCAGCTGGGTGGTCACCGTACCGCTCTGCTTTCTCACCGTGCTCGTTTCGGTGTATCTCATCCAGCGACGGCGGGCGGGAGACCGGCGCCGCATCGCCTTCGCCAAGGCGCTGATCCTGGCCATTATCGCAGCCGTTCCCACCTCGGTCACCGGAACGCCGGTGGGCCTGGCCATTCTGGCCTGGGCCGGGATCCGTCACCCCTGGAGGGCCTGAGTAGCCCCAGGGTGGGTCTGATTTCCATGGCGACCCGTGGCTTGCTTCCGGGCGGTGACTTCCCGGAGGCTCGTCCCCCCGGATGGATGGACGACGTATTTGCGGGTGGCTGTCGCTGAGCCTGGTGCTGGCGGCAGCGGGCCCGGCGTGGACGGACGACTGGCTCGACGCCGGCCCGTTCGCCTCGTCGTTTCCCACGTTGTGGGAGTCGGGCTGGCGCCAGGAGGGACTCGGCACCCTCGCCTGGTGGCAGGAAACTCCCGAACGGATCTCCTCGGGGCTGGCTCCCCTCCTATCGTACGAATACTCGCCGGTCCTGGACCGGGAACGGTTTGACCTCCTTTACCCGGCGCTGACGTGGCGGCGCAGCGGCGGCGAGTCGCGATTCCAGCTCGCCCAGGTGATCACCTGGATCCACACCGGGCAGCAGGACGAACAGGACAGCTACATTCACCGGACGGTGTTCCCAATATACTTCGAGCAGCGCTCGGTGAGTGGCACCAACGATTATCTGGCGGTGCTGCCCTTCTACGGCCACCTCCGCAACCGGCTGTTCCGGGACGAAATCGAGTTCATCCTGTTCCCGATCTACTCCAGGACCCGCAAGGGGGCCGTGGTGACCCGGAACTACGTGTACCCCGTGTTTCACCTTCGGGCGGGGCCCGGTCTTGCCGGCTGGCAATTCTGGCCGTTGTATGGGGCGCAGGAAAAGGAAATCACCTGGCAGACGAATCTGTTCGGCGACCGCGTCTTGTCCCCCGGATCCAACGCGCGCTTTGCGGTCTGGCCCCTGTTCAGCCACCAGCGTGCGGGACTCGGCACCACCAACGAGGTGCTTCAGACTCATCTGCTGCCGTTCTACGCCATCGTCCGGTCTCCGGCCCGGGATCAAACCACCGTGATCTGGCCGCTGTTCACGCGCACAGAGGACCGGGTGGCCGGCTATGTGGAATGGGGCGCGCCCTGGCCGGTGATCGGCTGGGCCAACGGCCCGGGGAAGACGGCGCGGCGGGTGTGGCCATTCTACGGCAACATCCAGGCCGGCACCTCGCGTCGGAACTTTCTCCTGTGGCCGGTCTATCTTCACCGCCACATCGAGGACACGGCGTTCGAGCGGGACCGATGGCGCAGCTTCTTCTTCCTGTACGACGACACCCTCCTCCGGAGCCGGGAGACGGGGGAGTACCGGCGGGAGACCGGGGTGTGGCCGTTCTTCAGCTGGCGGCATGATCCGACCGGACGTGAGCAGCTTCGCGTCCCGGCCCTCCTGGAGAATTTCGTACGAAACCGCGAGGCGTTGGATCGCAACTACTCGCCGCTCTGGTCCGTGTACCGGAGCGAGCGCGATCCGGCAAAGGGCGCGGCGAGCCAGTCGGTGCTCTGGAATTTCTTCCGCCGGGACGTGACCGCCAGCGAGGTCCGCACGGCCTGCCTGTTCGGCCTGGTTCAGACCCGAAGGGGTGCCGACGGCGACCGGCATTGGCGGCTGCTGTGGCTGCCGAACCGGCATTTCCAGACGTCCGGGGAGGTTCAGCGGGCCGCGGTCGGGTCCCCCAAAGCCCTGCCGCGCCGCGGAACGGTTGCGGGTCCCGGGAATTCCCGGAATCGTTGATCCCAAGGCCATGGGCGACGTGTTCCAGGAAGTGACCCCGGATCTGCAGGCGTGGATTGCGGGACAACGCTTGTTTTTCGTGGCGACGGCGCCGCTGTCGGGCGACGGACACCTCAACCTGTCGCCGAAGGGCGGGGATGCCTTCCGGGTGCTGGGCCCGCTCGACGTGGCATTCCTCGACGTGACCGGCAGCGGGGCGGAGACCATCGCCCACCTGCGCGAGAACGGCCGGATCGTGATCATGTTTTGCGCCTTTTCCGGCCCGCCGCGGATCGTCCGGCTCCACGGGCGCGGGCGGGTGATCCTGCCGGGGCATGCCGATTCCGGGGCGCTGCTCGCCCTGTTTCCCCCGCACCCGGGCACCCGGTCCGTGATCCGGGTTTCCGTGGATCGCGTGGGCATCTCGTGCGGGTTTGGCGTGCCGGAGTATTCCTTTCAGCAGGATCGGGACCTCCTCGCCTCCTGGGCGACGAAAAAGGGTCCGGCCGGCGTCGCCGAGTATCAGGCCCTGAAAAATGCGCGCAGCCTCGACGGGCTTCCCGCGCTGGATCCGGCACCCCCGGGGGGCGGGGTGGAACGAAACCTGAGCGAAGCATTCGGCACGGACGCCCGTTTGTGATTCTCTCCCCGCGCCCCCGGGGGGGCGACGACCCATGTTTCGAAATATTGGTGAAATGCTCCTGCTGACCGGCGCCGTGGGGCGAGCCCTGCCCCGGGTGTGGCGCGAGCGTCGCAAGGTGTTCGAGCAGTTGTTCGACATCGGCAACGCGAGCCTCTTCATGGCCTGCGTCCTGTCGCTCTTCATCGGCGGCGTCCTGTCGCTGCAAAGCGGCCCGGTGCTGGTGGAGAACGGCATCGGCAGCGCCCTCGGCCAGCTGGTGGCGATCGCCATGTGCAAGGAACTGGCGCCGGTGATGATGTCCATCCTCATCGCCGGGCGGGTGGGCTCCGCGATGACCGCCGAGCTGGGCTCGATGCAGGTGTACCAGGAGATTGACGCGCTGCGCACCCTCGCGGTGAGCCCGGTCCACTACCTGGTGCTGCCCCGCGTGGTCGCCATCAGCATCGCCGTGCCGTGCCTGGTCATCTTCGCCAACCTCGTCGGCTGGCTTGGGGGCGCGATGGTGGCCGCCCACAACGACCGCATCGCCGTTCCCTGGGCCACCTTCTTCGCCAGCCTCCGCGAGGGGGTGGACCTCTCGGATGTCCTCAACGGCCTGATCAAGTGCTTCGCCTTCGCCGTGTGCATCGGGATCATCTGCTGTCATCAGGGCCTGACCACCCGCGGCGGCCCGCGCGGCATCGGCCGCAGCGTGACCAAGGCCGTGGTGAACTCGCTCGTGCTCATCCTGGTGCTCGACTACATGCTCACCCGGCTGCTGCTGCCGTTTGACGCGGCCTTCGGACGATGACCCCGACGCCCCCAGGAGCCCACAAGGGCGGCTTGCCGGTGAGTGTACGCGGACTGCGCAAGGCGTACGACGGCCGCGCGGTGCTGCACGACCTCCACCTCGAGATCAGGGCCGGAGAGATCTTCGTCATCATGGGGCCGAGCGGATCCGGCAAATCGGTCTTCCTGCGCCACCTGATCGGCCTGGAGGACCCCGACGCCGGTGAGATCCTGGTCGCGGGCGAGCGGGCGCTGCCGAACCCGGCCAATCCCAGGCACCGCCTGGCCATGGTCTTCCAGACGGGCGGCCTGCTGAACTCGCTGACCGTGGAGGAGAACGTCGGCCTGTATCTCAGCGAGCACCGGCTGAATTCCCCTGCGGAGATTGCCACCATCGTCGCCGGAAAGCTGGCCCTCGTGCATCTCGGGCCCGGGGACGCCGCCAAGTACCCCTCGGAGCTTTCGGGCGGCATGCGCAAGCGGGTGGCGATTGCCCGGGCCCTGGTCGTGGAGCCACAAATGATCCTCTTCGACGAACCCACCAGCGAGCTCGATCCCCTCGTCGCCCTTACCATCGGCCGCGAGATTGTGAACCTCAACCGGCGCACGGGCGCCACGGTCGTCGTGGTGACCCACGACCGAGACCTGGCCTTCGGCATTGCCGACCGCCTCGCGTTTCTCGCGGAGGGACGGATCCTCGCGATGGGCACCGCGGACGCGCTGCGGGCGAGTCCGGCGCCGCTGCTGCAGGAATTCCTGGCCGCGCATTTCCAATGAACGCTTCCTGGCGGCCTTGCCGTCGCGTCCCTTTGCCGCTTACCTCCACTTCCGGATGTTCCGTCCATGAAAAGCTCCCTTGAAACCCGGCTCGGCGTGTTCTTTGCGCTCGTGGTCCTCGCCGCCTTCATCATCTTTGAACTGCTGGGCGGCGCCTCGTTGTTGCGGCGCGGCACCGAGTACCGTGCGCGGTTCAATACCGTGCGCGATTTGAAGGTCGGGGACCCGGTCCGCCTCGCCGGGGTGCCCGTGGGCCGGGTACGGTCGGTCGGTTTGAGGGAAAACCAGGTGGAAATCACCCTGCAGCTCGACACCGGCGCCCCGGTGCGCACCGACAGCGTGGCCTCCATCCAGTTCACCGGGCTCATGGGACAGAACTTCGTGGCGCTGAGCTTCGGCTCGGAAAATGCGCCGCTGGCCGCATCGGGCGCCCTGCTTGAGACCCGTGAACAGGCGGACCTGGCGGATCTCATGTCCCGGCTCGACAGCGTCGCCGGCGGTGTGGAAAGCCTGACCCGCAGCTTCAGCGGCGAGGAGATCAGCAAGCTGCTCGGCCCGCTCACCGACTTCATCAAGCAGAACCAGTCCAACATCAATTCCACCCTGGACAACCTCGCGGTGATGACCACCGAGATGGCCGGGGGCCGCGGCACCTTCGGCAAGCTGATCATGGACCCGACCCTCTATGAAGGGGCGGTGTCTGCGGTGACCAACATGAGCAGCGCGCTCGCGGACGCCCAGCCGCTGGCGGAGGACGCCCGGGCCATGGTGGCCGACCTGCGCAAGCTGGCGGGCAACCTGGAGCGGGGAGAGGGCACCCTCGGGAAGCTGATGACCGACCCGGCGTTGTTCGACGAAACCACCGGTGCGATGACGAACTTCAAGGAGATCATGGAAAAGATCAACCAGGGCAAGGGCTCGGTCGGCGAGCTGGTCAACGACGCCAGCTTCCTGCGGAACATCAAGCTTACCCTTCAGAAGGTGGACAAGGCGACCGAGTCCCTCGAGGACACCGGTCCTTTGAGCGTGCTCGGGACGGCGGTGGGCACCCTGTTCTGAGCGGGCACCGTACCCGGGTGGCCGTCCGGGGCGGGATTTCGGCGACCCGCGGCGGCCGGGAACCCGCTTTGGTCACCGCCGCGAAACGCTTTACAGACCCGGTGTCCGGACGCTATTCACCGGAGGAGTCCCAGGGCCGTGGCGGACTGCCCATCCCGAAAATCCATGTTCCGGTTCATCCTCCACGGGCTCAATCAGCCCTTCGAACACGAGCTGCACGCCGGCCTGAACACGGTCGGGCGCAACCCGACCAACGAATTTCGGATCCCGGAGGCGAGCGTCTCCAGCTTCCACGCGGAGATCACCGTGCTGGAGGCGGACGGCGCGGTGATCGTGCGCGACCTGCAGTCCACCAACGGGACGTTCGTTGACGGCCAGCCGGTCGAGGAGGCGCCGCTGGCGGCCGGGCAGTCGCTTCAGTTGGGGAGCGTCGAAATGGTGCTGCGGGTGGAGGAGTATGACGTGCGAATCCCGGAGGGGGCGGGCCCGCAGGCCGCACGGCCCGCCGGAGAGTCGGTCACGCTTCCCGACGGCACCGTCGCCTGTTCCCGCAATCCATCCCTGCCCGCCACCCATCAGGCGGCCATGGGATGCCAGGCCGTCATGAAGTGCCCGGGTGTTTTTCACATCTCCAGCCTTCGGGCCACCAAGCTGGCCGGCGGCAGCGCCGGGCTGCTGCTGTTTTGTCCGGACTGCAACGCCAAGTGCGAACCGATCCCCGGGGCATCGGGCAAACCGGCCGCAAAAAGGGGGTTGTTCGCACGCCTCACGCAGACCATCCGCATCGGACGGGGCAAGGGGTGACGCGACGGGCTTCATCGCGCCGGCTTGCGCCGCCGGCGGGCTTCGCCTTTCCTCAACGGCATCATGTCTATGCTCCAGGGAAAACTGGGTCTCGTGTTCGGCGTGGCCAACAAACGTTCCATCGCGTGGGCAATTGCCCAGGCCTGGCACCGGGAGGGGGCCCGGCTGGCATTCACCTACCAGGGCGAGCGTCTGAAGGAGAATGTGGAGGACCTGGCGGGCACCTTCGGGCCCGATACGATCATCCTGCCGTGCGACGTGACGCAGGATGCCCAGATTGACGCGGTATTTGCCGCCGTCGGGGAACGGTTCGGCCGGCTGGATCTCCTGCTGCACTCGGTGGCCTACGCCCCGCGGGAGGCGCTGGAGGGCGATTTTCTGGCAACGTCCCGCGAGGCGTTCCGCGTCGCCCATGACATCAGCGCCTACTCCCTGGTGGCCCTCGCCCGGGGTGCCGCACCGTTGATGACCGCCGGCGGCAGCATCGTGGCGATGAGCTACTACGGGTCGGAGAAGGTCATCCCCCACTACAACGTCATGGGGGTCGCCAAGGCCGCCCTCGAGGCCGGCACCCGCTACCTGGCCTACAGCCTTGGACCGCGCAAAATCCGGGTGAACTGCATCAGCGCGGGGCCGATGAACACGCTGGCCGCCCGGGGCATCGCGGGTTTTGGCGACATGCTCAAACATTACGAAGCCCATGCCCCGCTCAAGCGCAACGTGCTGCCCGAGGAACTCGGAGCCACCGGCGTCTTCCTCGCCAGCGACGGCGCGGCCGCGATCACCGGACAGGTGATCTACGTGGATGCCGGCTACCAGATCATGGGCATGTGATCCGGCCGCGGCTTGCCGCATCCCGCCCCCCTCCTAAAGTGCTCCCCGTGGCCGCCGCGCCCATTCCCATCCAGAGCTCCTGGGCCGTCGTTCAGGATCATCGCCGGGTCTTCCAGGACCTGGTGTACCTCTATCCGGTGATCTCCCGCCGGTCGCGGGGGTTGTCCATCGGGGTCAACCTCAATCCGGACAAGCGCTGCAACTTCGACTGCGTCTATTGCGAGGTGGATCGCCGCACCCCGGGTCGCGCCACCACCGTGAACCTCGTCCAACTCCGCGAGGAGCTCGCCTGGCTGGTGAACCA
The Verrucomicrobiia bacterium DNA segment above includes these coding regions:
- a CDS encoding MotA/TolQ/ExbB proton channel family protein — translated: MSSSLADGGPYLWLLLLLSVVSLAIVLERGWLLRRSRVMPPALLTALGAADPQTLRGVCAAAPSALSRLVVSVLDHIHLDWPKEETVGALQVQARREVTVMERGLVILEVIVGIAPLIGLVGTINGIIPLFVDFGKAIGGDYALLAKGIGAALNKTLVGLMVAIPTLVAWSYFNKKVEVLAVELEGHCDQLVRREYLSGGVPSRESDRTAVLAP
- a CDS encoding biopolymer transporter ExbD produces the protein MSFYPRRRRSAPAIIIISLIDVLLVMLVFLLFTTTLRSTPAVSLELPESSQSPRAGASAEKPPLVLSIRREAPRFFLGERTLEPGRILAELQAAREADPAVRLVLRADREAEWGDVVRVLDFAKQAAITNVKAFTKGPDAKR
- a CDS encoding SDR family NAD(P)-dependent oxidoreductase, which translates into the protein MESTSLIWLVTGASSGFGRCLVEQAVAAGHRVVATARNPQSLEDLTNRAPDSVRTAALDVTKPESVSSAVAGAARCWGRLDVIVNNAGYGLVGALEEYDDDQIARNLDTNLLGPLRVIRAALPVLRTQRSGHLINFSAAAAIANYPGFSVYGGAKAALEAVTESLRLELGPFGVKVTLVVPGPFRTDFIGRSLDRATRQIPGYEASSGRFAGFLDRMDGKQPGDPVRAASRIVRMVGQGRAPLRLVLGKYALDKTRKMLVAREAELREWEPEGLETEFPAG
- a CDS encoding right-handed parallel beta-helix repeat-containing protein, which gives rise to MNPVPSLASRGRRMSCVLSLLFAGIGLVPAGTPPDAPPSAHRQLPDAMHGTMTGRPAIRVGHRDADLTGTDHRVLQAAVDYVAALGGGLVEIGPGEYWMRDSLHLRPHVTVRGHGAQTVLRKAPSAASALELDGDYGEEQITLRNPGGFEVGDGVAIWDRNAGGFHTTVARITGRNGNTFAISLPLNADCMVESGAQAATVFPVVSGYHLAGVRVENITIEGSRDENVHLNGCRGAGIFLYRCPGAVLERCTVRNFNGDGISFQQCNDVRVLGCVSEGNASLGLHPGSGSQRPEVRGCLARNNGEDGLFLCWRVKHGVFEDNTLAGNGRFGISIGHKDTDNLLRRNRVLGNGADGIFFRNETAGMAGHRNRIEDNLIENNGASEPVAGIRVRGETTDLVFRGNIIRDTRPEAERRQRVGIRLDEQVGVVVTEENRIEAETAVEDRRSAR
- a CDS encoding SIS domain-containing protein gives rise to the protein MKDWIASYITAQQRALAGVTPDMLAPLVETLREAHRNDAQVFAIGNGGSAANASHFAVDLGKGASDVLPRRFRVLSLTDNVAWLTAIGNDYTYEDIFVRQLMNYARPGDVLFGISVSGNSPNLVRAFDWAKATGVKTIALVGQKRGKMADLADQLVVIPDGHYGRVEDVQMNILHLVCYAFWEHPEWVD
- a CDS encoding pyridoxamine 5'-phosphate oxidase family protein, encoding MGDVFQEVTPDLQAWIAGQRLFFVATAPLSGDGHLNLSPKGGDAFRVLGPLDVAFLDVTGSGAETIAHLRENGRIVIMFCAFSGPPRIVRLHGRGRVILPGHADSGALLALFPPHPGTRSVIRVSVDRVGISCGFGVPEYSFQQDRDLLASWATKKGPAGVAEYQALKNARSLDGLPALDPAPPGGGVERNLSEAFGTDARL
- a CDS encoding ABC transporter permease; the protein is MFRNIGEMLLLTGAVGRALPRVWRERRKVFEQLFDIGNASLFMACVLSLFIGGVLSLQSGPVLVENGIGSALGQLVAIAMCKELAPVMMSILIAGRVGSAMTAELGSMQVYQEIDALRTLAVSPVHYLVLPRVVAISIAVPCLVIFANLVGWLGGAMVAAHNDRIAVPWATFFASLREGVDLSDVLNGLIKCFAFAVCIGIICCHQGLTTRGGPRGIGRSVTKAVVNSLVLILVLDYMLTRLLLPFDAAFGR
- a CDS encoding ATP-binding cassette domain-containing protein, with the protein product MTPTPPGAHKGGLPVSVRGLRKAYDGRAVLHDLHLEIRAGEIFVIMGPSGSGKSVFLRHLIGLEDPDAGEILVAGERALPNPANPRHRLAMVFQTGGLLNSLTVEENVGLYLSEHRLNSPAEIATIVAGKLALVHLGPGDAAKYPSELSGGMRKRVAIARALVVEPQMILFDEPTSELDPLVALTIGREIVNLNRRTGATVVVVTHDRDLAFGIADRLAFLAEGRILAMGTADALRASPAPLLQEFLAAHFQ
- a CDS encoding MCE family protein — protein: MKSSLETRLGVFFALVVLAAFIIFELLGGASLLRRGTEYRARFNTVRDLKVGDPVRLAGVPVGRVRSVGLRENQVEITLQLDTGAPVRTDSVASIQFTGLMGQNFVALSFGSENAPLAASGALLETREQADLADLMSRLDSVAGGVESLTRSFSGEEISKLLGPLTDFIKQNQSNINSTLDNLAVMTTEMAGGRGTFGKLIMDPTLYEGAVSAVTNMSSALADAQPLAEDARAMVADLRKLAGNLERGEGTLGKLMTDPALFDETTGAMTNFKEIMEKINQGKGSVGELVNDASFLRNIKLTLQKVDKATESLEDTGPLSVLGTAVGTLF
- a CDS encoding FHA domain-containing protein, translating into MFRFILHGLNQPFEHELHAGLNTVGRNPTNEFRIPEASVSSFHAEITVLEADGAVIVRDLQSTNGTFVDGQPVEEAPLAAGQSLQLGSVEMVLRVEEYDVRIPEGAGPQAARPAGESVTLPDGTVACSRNPSLPATHQAAMGCQAVMKCPGVFHISSLRATKLAGGSAGLLLFCPDCNAKCEPIPGASGKPAAKRGLFARLTQTIRIGRGKG
- a CDS encoding enoyl-ACP reductase, with the protein product MSMLQGKLGLVFGVANKRSIAWAIAQAWHREGARLAFTYQGERLKENVEDLAGTFGPDTIILPCDVTQDAQIDAVFAAVGERFGRLDLLLHSVAYAPREALEGDFLATSREAFRVAHDISAYSLVALARGAAPLMTAGGSIVAMSYYGSEKVIPHYNVMGVAKAALEAGTRYLAYSLGPRKIRVNCISAGPMNTLAARGIAGFGDMLKHYEAHAPLKRNVLPEELGATGVFLASDGAAAITGQVIYVDAGYQIMGM